One genomic segment of Impatiens glandulifera chromosome 6, dImpGla2.1, whole genome shotgun sequence includes these proteins:
- the LOC124942640 gene encoding FCS-Like Zinc finger 3, giving the protein MRSEPSSIFFAGRDDYAQQESHFLDSCFLCQKSLGKNCDIFMYRGNTPFCSQECRQEQVEIDEAKQRRWKRNSVKKSSDSTTTTTITTTSKSSSSPSKDVRNEIVAVVV; this is encoded by the exons ATGAGATCGGAACCGTCGTCGATCTTCTTCGCCGGTCGTGATGACTATGCACAACAAGAATCTCATTTCCTTGATTCATGTTTCCTTTGCCAGAAATCTCTCGGAAAGAACTGCGATATCTTCATGTACAG AGGTAATACGCCGTTTTGTAGTCAGGAATGTAGACAAGAACAGGTAGAGATTGATGAAGCTAAACAGAGGAGATGGAAGAGGAATTCTGTTAAGAAGAGTTCAGAttcgacgacgacgacgacgataACGACGACGAGTAAATCTTCATCGAGTCCGAGTAAAGATGTAAGGAATGAAATAGTTGCTGTAGTTGTTTGA
- the LOC124941801 gene encoding ATP synthase subunit delta', mitochondrial-like, whose amino-acid sequence MFRHAAARVLSRSTATTAIATASRSRLFSTEAFSVHTSDESFVEAWKKVIPNIEPPKTPLSFMKPRPPTPSTIPSKLTVNFVLPYSSELSAKEVDMVMVPATTGVMGVLPGHVATIAELKPGVLSVHEGNDVTKYFVSGGFAFIHANSYADIMATEAVPIDQIDSNSVQKGLAEFNQKLNSASTDAEKAEAQIGVDVLSSLNSALTG is encoded by the exons ATGTTCCGTCACGCCGCCGCCCGCGTTCTCTCTCGATCCACGGCGACCACCGCCATCGCCACCGCCTCTAGGTCTCGTTTATTCTCCACTGAAGCATTCTCAGTTCATACATCTGATGAATCGTTCGTAGAGGCATGGAAGAAAGTGATCCCTAACATCGAGCCACCTAAAACTCCTCTTTCCTTCATGAAACCTAGGCCACCGACTCCTTCAACCATTCCTTCAAAGCTCACAGTTAACTTTGTTCTCCCATATTCATCTGAGCTATCAGCTAAGGAG GTGGATATGGTTATGGTACCAGCAACAACAGGAGTTATGGGTGTTCTTCCTGGTCACGTTGCAACAATAGCCGAACTAAAACCAGGGGTTTTATCAGTACACGAGGGTAACGACGTAACAAAGTACTTTGTAAGCGGTGGATTTGCTTTCATCCATGCAAACTCATATGCAGATATAATGGCAACTGAAGCTGTACCAATTGATCAAATTGATTCAAACTCCGTCCAGAAAGGACTTGCGGAATTTAACCAGAAATTGAACTCAGCTTCAACAGATGCTGAGAAAGCCGAAGCTCAGATTGGAGTTGATgtgctaagttctctcaattccgCCCTCACAGGCTAG
- the LOC124943930 gene encoding sister chromatid cohesion 1 protein 3-like: MFYSQSFLARKGPLGTVWCAAHLQHRLKKSHYTSTDISSTVECIMFPEVPIALRMQGHLLLGVTRIFSKKVDYLFQDCNVVLIGIRKAFTSFQVDLPEDATKAPFYSVTLPDKFELDALDIDMNYDESFKDTHLRNEEDITLTDQIHFSGSPYITININEDIFREISMRETGSPPGSRQVDSDFHPQVSEEVPVTPERIRDAVNASPVVNLSVPRLVKQDDIIEPDREIENEIMSADLNGSSSMEGDKLLTPGIQQRESANVFDSDILLAAGSPNFELQQSSRPVVVQPAVRRRKRQLFDNPTVLTNKFMKAALDNTLDIRRKRRCGSSSVLGVWKLSNKLMKEKVFNEPLITGIYEDLNVLYQKDYIASKPHLAVVKESVPESNSSPSAPPSNVSDMDIGNIRDNRDLGNESSLPDPFYSHNEPVPSSRRGDFTPLLDDDDIRSIPELQFESTAGTVTGTVETEGRWTHSQGFGTSAGTIGSEMSDQMDFHLEQPNLPDIPEMTDSEFEDVSIRIMNLLLYFFLQELDFLVKEDNTPSVASFRRDQGIDTLSPTTRKLAEYLKEKSSSCTPISGSSSENLVLDKLVQGKSRKICARMFYETLVLKNCGLVDVHQEESYANINLKLTKLFENQTFPSSA; this comes from the exons ATGTTCTATTCTCAGTCTTTCCTCGCTCGTAAAGGTCCACTCGGTACAGTATGGTGCGCAGCTCATCTACAGCACAGATTGAAGAAATCTCACTACACATCCACTGATATCTCATCAACCGTCG AATGTATTATGTTTCCTGAAGTTCCTATTGCATTGAGAATGCAAGGTCATCTTTTGCTTGGTGTTACTAGAATATTTTCGAAAAAGGTTGATTATCTTTTTCAAGATTGTAATGTTGTTTTGATTGGGATAAGGAAAGCATTTACTTCATTTCAAGTTGATTTACCTGAAGATGCTACCAAAGCACCTTTTTACTCTGTTACTTTACCGGATAAATTTGAACTGGATGCCCTAGATATTGATATGAACTATGATGAAAG ttttaaGGATACCCATCTTAGGAATGAGGAAGATATTACATTGACAGATCAAATTCACTTTAGTGGAAGCCCTTATATCACCATTAATATCAATGAG GATATCTTCAGAGAGATTTCAATGAGAGAAACTGGTTCTCCACCAGGATCAAGACAAGTTGATTCAGA TTTTCATCCCCAAGTATCAGAGGAGGTTCCAGTAACTCCTGAAAGGATACGCGACGCCGTTAATGCCAGCCCCGTGGTTAATTTATCAGTGCCTCGTCTAGTAAAGCAAGATGATATAATTGAACCAGATCGAGAAATAGAGAATGAAATTATGAGTGCTGATTTAAATGGGAGTTCTTCTATGGAAGGAGATAAACTATTAACTCCAGGAATCCAACAAAGGGAAAGTGCTAATGTTTTTGATTCAGATATTTTACTTG CTGCAGGGTCACCTAACTTTGAACTTCAGCAATCATCAAGGCCCGTTGTTGTCCAACCAGCAGTAAGAAGGAGAAAGAGACAGTTATTTGATAATCCAACAGTATTGACAAATAA GTTTATGAAGGCAGCTCTTGATAACACTTTGGATATTCGAAGGAAGAGGAGATGCGGTTCTTCATCTGTTTTGGGAGTTTGGAAATTATCTAATAAATTGATGAAGGAAAAAGTCTTCAACGAGCCACTAATAACTG GGATATATGAGGATTTGAATGTCCTCTACCAGAAGGATTACATTGCTTCGAAGCCTCATCTTGCTGTAGTTAAAGAATCTGTTCCAGAATCGAATAGTTCACCGTCTGCTCCACCTTCGAATGTCTCTGATATGGACATTGGAAACATTCGAGATAATAGAGATCTTGGAAATGAAAGTAGTTTGCCTGATCCATTTTATTCTCATAATGAACCGGTTCCTTCTTCGAGAAGAGGTGATTTTACTCCTttattggatgatgatgatataagGTCCATACCAGAATTGCAATTCGAAAGCACAGCTGGGACAGTAACTGGAACAGTTGAAACTGAAGGAAGATGGACTCACAGTCAAGGATTTGGGACATCAGCTGGAACTATTGGTTCTGAAATGTCAGATCAAATGGACTTTCATTTGGAACAACCAAATCTTCCTGATATTCCAGAGATGACGGATTCAGAATTTGAAGATGTAA GTATCAGGATCATGAATTTACT ATTGTATTTTTTCTTGCAGGAACTCGATTTTCTGGTAAAAGAAGATAACACGCCTAGTGTTGCTA GTTTTAGAAGAGACCAAGGAATTGATACATTGTCACCAACCACAAG AAAATTAGCTGAGTATTTGAAAGAGAAGTCATCATCATGTACACCCATATCAGGATCTTCATCTGAAAATCTTGTTTTGGATAAACTTGTACAAGGGAAAAGCAGAAAAATATGTGCTAGGATGTTCTATGAGACTTTG GTATTGAAAAACTGTGGACTAGTAGATGTGCATCAGGAAGAATCTTATGCCAACATTAATCTGAAGTTAACTAAACTTTTCGAGAACCAAACGTTCCCCAGCTCAGCTTAA